TGCCAAATCACCGTGTTTTACTGAGTCAGCATTTGGGTAAAAAAACCGGATTTATTGGCAACAATTTCATTTAAAGTTGTAAATTTCAGTTGATTCACCAATTTTTGGGGAATGGTTGGCAATGCTACTAGATATCTATCTACAGAGTGTAGTATAATTTTATCTATTCTTGTACTGCCTAGACCAAGAATACGTCTCAAAACTCAGAAATTTGGTGGCTGTCTTATGTTAAGTCCTGTAGTTACACTCAGCATCTTCCAGAAACAACCCGATCCTCAAGTATTTTCTACAGGTCAAGTCATCTTTAAGGAAGGACAGCCAGGTGATTGTATGTTCGGGATTTTAGAAGGCGTGGTGGAAATATTAGTCAATGGTAAGACTGTAGAGATAATTGAGTCAGGTGAGGTCTTTGGGACTGGTATACTTGTAGGGATAAAAGGGAGAACTTATACTGCGATCGCTAAATCTGACTGCAAGCTAGCATATTTGGACGAGTCTGGGTTTCTGTTTGCGGTTCAGGAAACGCCTGTATTTGCTATCAAGGTAATGAAAAGTTATGCAGAACGTCTCAGTCGCTTGCAGCATAAGCTATAAAATTTCCGATAAATTTAAGTTACTGCGAATTCAGTATACTGTCTAATATCTCCGGCTTGGAAGGCTAAATTAGGTTTTTTTATCTCGCGCAAAGGCGCAAAGTCGCCAAGGAAGAGAAGTATCATGAAATATATATAGGCTAAATAGCAGGATAAATCATGAATGCTTACAAGACGTATATCACGATTGAAGACCCGAAACAGGTAGTTTTATCTGATTTACCTTTTCAAGCTGGAAAACGTGTGGAGATAATTGTTTTAGCTGAAAATAAACCTAAAGCTGCAATTAGTACAAAGTTGCGGAATTTATTTGATAAAACTCAGGCTATTCCTGGAATGGAAGAGATTACATATGAGGAAATAACAGCAGAAATAGAAGCCTATCGGCGTGGGGAATGAAGGTTATTATTGATACTAATGTTTTAGTTTCTGCTATTCTCAAGGGGAGAGAACTAAGGGATGTTATTCAATTTGCTCAAAATAAAATTCCAGAAATTCAACAAGAATTACATTTACAGCTTTTAGAAAAAAATCAAAATAATCAATTAAATGAATCAGATAGATTGTTATTGAAGTCGCTGCGAGTGAGTGCTGATTATTTAATGTTGAAAAAAGCCTATGCTTATGCACTTTTACAGTGGAAAGGCTATTCTCTGCCAGATTTTGAGCAATTAGTAGATTAATATAAAGTACTGACTGAGTAAGCACGAATTGCCGAGTCTACGGTTACAATTGTCATATCATGCTGTAATGCTTGGCAGATTAAAATTCTATCAAAAGGATCACGATGTAATAATGGCAGATTTACGAGTTGAGCAATACTTTGTTCATCTAGATTGAGACTGCTGATCAGGTGCTGCTGACGCTGTTTAGGAAGGTATATTTCCGGTGATTCTGGTAAGGGTAGTTTACCTAATTGATATTTAACGGTTGCTTCCCACACTGAAACACAACTTAAATATACGTCGTTGTTTAAATCACGAATGCTATTTTGTAAATGAATTGGTAATTTTTGATCACCACTAATAAACCATAAAAAAATATGGGTATCTAACAATAATTTCATTTACCCTCAAAACTATTTAAAACATCTTCAGGTAAGGGACTATCAAAATCATCTGGAACAATGAAATCTCCAGCACATAAGCCATAAGGCCTCATTTGTTCAGTAACTGGTTTAATTTCTGCAATAGGTTTACCAGCTTGGGTGATAATAATGCTTTGTCCTGCTGCTACTTGCTGAAGATAGCTGCTTAGATTCTGCTGAATTTCATCAATGGTTACAGTTAGCATAAGATGATTTTAAAGTTTTAAGTTACTGCAAATTCAGTATGTTGCCTGATATCTGCTGGTTGAAAGGCGAGAACAATATGATGTTTAGGAATACCAGCGTTAACCAGTTCGTTGGCTATTCCGTATTCTGTACCGTCTCTTTGAATCCAGATTTTGTCGTTGATAATGTCAAGATGAACTAAGCAACCATGTACCCGTTGATTATTTTCCCAGCCTAGCGTTAGTAGTAGGTAATGGTTGAGGGTTTGGTCAATAATTAGTTGTCTTTCTAGTTCTCCGTAAGCGTAGGGGAGTTGGGCGTATTCAGTTAATATTTTTTGAATGATTTGGCGATAATTATCTAAGGTATCCATTGCAGCACCACTTCTTTTTTTGAGTCAAAGACAAGTAAACAAAGGCGTTGATTTTCTAATAATATTTTACCAACTGGTTCTTGAAATAGTTCTGAGTAGGTTTCTTGACGAATAGCGAGATATAAGCGACGCTCAGGTTCTAAGCGATTGAGAATATCGTAATATAAGATATATTGCCCTAAAGCGTTTTCTAGGTCTGTCACTGGAGACGCACCTATAAAGCTTTTAATTTCGACTGCTATTTTATGTCCGGTTTTTTCGGCGGCTATGAGTTTTTCTGCACCTAAGTCTATATATAAATCTCTTGTACCCCATTTGAGAACAAATGGATCTTTGGTGATTTGCCAATTATCTTTTTCTAGGGAATTTCTAACGGTATTATGGTAAATGTCTTTAGCTGGCATTTGGGTAAGTATATCTTGCAATATATAGTATATTAATTTGGGAAATTACAGTTATACTAAAAATTAAGTAATTATTACAAAAGTTATGAGTACCCAAACTAATACTCCTCCTGGTGTTGATTATGCACCCCTGGAATTACAAGGGGAATTAATCGCTATGCAGCAATTAATGATTGAGGAATTATTACCTATTGCTCAAAGCAAAATTACAGAAAGTCAACAAGAACTGCATTTACAGCTTTTAGAAAAAAATCAAAATAATCAATTAAATGACTCAGATAGATTGTTATTGAAGTCGCTCCGAGTGAGTGCTGATTATTTAATGTTGAAAAAAGCCTATGCTTATGCACTTTTACAGTGGAAAGGCTATTCTCTGCCAGATTTTGAGCAATTAGTAGATTAATATAAAATATTTACTGAGTAAGCACGAATTGCCGAGTCTACGGTTACAATTGTCATATCATGCTGTAATGCTTGGCAAATTAAAATTCTATCAAAAGGATCACGATGTAATAATGGCAGATTTACGAGTTGAGCAATACTTTGTTCATCTAGATTGAGACTGCTGATCAGGTGCTGTTGACGCTGTTTAGGAAGGTATATTTCCGGAGATTCTGGTAAGGGTAGTTTACCTAATTGATATTTAACGGTTGCTTCCCACACGGAAATGCAACTTAAATATACCTCGTTGTTTAAATCACGAATGCTATTTTGTAAATGAATTGGTAATTTTTGATCGCCACTAATAAACCATAAAAAAATATGGGTATCTAGTAATAGTTTCATTTACCCTCAAAACTATTCAAAATATCTTCAGGTAAGGGACTATCAAAATCATCTGGAACAATGAAATCTCCAGCACATAAGCCATAAGGCCTCATTTGTTGAATAATAGGGGAAACTGGTTTAATTTCTGCAATAGGTTTACCAGCTTGGGTGATAATAATGCTTTGTCCTGCTGCTACTTGGTGAAGATAGCTGGTTAGATTTTCCTGAATTTCATCAATGGTTACAGTTAGCATGAGATGATTGTATAGTAATATTTCTAGTATATCGAAAAGCCCTGGCGATATATATCAAGTACATCAAGAAGTCCTGACGATATATATCAAGTATATCAAGAAGTCCTGACGATATATATCAAGAAGCCCTGGCGATTAGAAATCGCGGCTACAGAAACGAAGTCCACCTTCGTGGACTAAATTCCAAGTCTTGTATTTGTTTAAGTTCATCCAAATGAATCTCAGTTTTGTTTCTTTGAAAGCAGGTGCTTTTTTAGAAAAAATTGGGTATATTGTATTTACAGAAAAAAAGCTAATTCAATTAGATTGAGTCAATGGAATTGATTACCCATCTCGCCAATATATGAGAAATAAAAAACGATGCCGAATTTAATAATCAAAACATTGTATGAATTTTTATCGGAAAAAGGCGAAGTTATTTTAAGAGAATGGACAACTACTGTACCATTAGGTTTTTTATGCTTTTTATTGGGAGTAATTATAATGTTTTTGTGGAATAAGCAAAGAATGGCTATATTGACGGCTCAAACTAACTTTGCGGAAAAGCAATTATTAGAAAAAACAGAATTAGTACAAAGTTACGAATCAGAATTGAAACAATTGAAGGAAAAAAATGATAATTTCCAAGCTAGAGAACAAACCCTTAATTTAAAAGAATTTTCTCTTGATTTAGTCAATAAATTAAAGCAATTTCATAAAGAGATACAAGAAGAAGAAAATCTCTTATCTTTAAACAAAAAGAATCAAAGTGAAGATGAATATTTCAGTTCATTATATAGTTTTCGTCACCGTAAAAGTAAAGAATACCGACATAGTTTAAAATATGAAGTCAGAAAGGTTAGATGTTTTTTATTAAAACAATCAAACAAAATTACACAAATTGAGGATTGTAAAGATTCTCTGGAGCAAGAAATACTTGACACAAATGATGATTTAACAAAAATTTGTGCAATTAAAACTGAAATAGAAATACTTGCTAGATGCTTGTGAAAATAAATTTTACAAAATACGGCATGAGATATCTAAAAAGTTATATACGCTTGCCAATAGGTCTAAGTTAGAAGTTTAAACTTGAATGCTCTTTATAAAATAGAGGAAAATACTTATGTTAGTAATCACTAATTATCCAAGGGATTGGCAATACAAAACCGTTATATCACATCCAGCAGATACACCTGCTATATGGGTTTATGGAATTTCTATTACACCTGATGGTAAAAAACTTGTAAATGCTTATGGCGGTGGAGTATTTATTTGGGATTTAAAGACAGGAAAATTAGACCATTTTCTTGATGAACATTCAAAATGTGTTTTCAATTTAGCAATTAGCCCTAATGGGCAAAATTTGGCTAGTGGTAGTTTAGATAAAACAGTTAAAATTTGGAACTTACATACTGGTGAATTAATCAGCACTCTTGCTAAACGAGCAGATCCAATCAATTGTGTCGCTTTTAGTCATGATGGAAAAATTCTTGCTTGTGGCGGAACTAATAAATATAAGAATGCTGAAGGTAAAACTACCACAACTTATTTGTGGAATCCAGAAACAGAAGAATTAATAGGTACACTTACTGGACATTATCTAAGAGTTCAGTGTATTGCTTTTTCTCCAAATAATCAGATTATTGTCACTGGTAGTTACGACAAAACAATCAAAGTGTGGGATATAAATACACAAGAATTACTCTACACCCTTACAGGACATTTATCATATGTTGGTCATTTACTAATTCTTCCTGATTGTCAGACTTTAATTAGTAGTGGTGGAGGCGGAATAAAATTTTGGAACTTAACAACCGGAAAATTACTCAGCGCTTTATCTGAAGATTCAGAATATATTCGTTCTTTCGCTATAAATCATAATTATCAAATACTTGCAAGTACTAATAGTCCTCATATCAAAATCTGGAATTTACAGACAAAAGAATTAATCCATACTTTAGAATTTTCATGGGCAATTAGTATTACTTTTAGTCCTGATGGTAAATTACTTGCAAGTGGTAATGCGTTGGGTGAAATACGTGTTTGGGAAATCCCTGATGATTTTCTGATAAAAATACAACAAAAAAATGTGTTATCAGAGATTGTTAATACAGAAATTAATTTAGAAAAAAATGGATATTTCAACCCAGAAAATTTAGAAGATGCAAGAAAGCGGGTAATTACATCTATTGTGCGTCGTCAGGGACAGTCTACATTTCGCAAAACTCTGATACAAGTTTACAATTGCAAATGTGTCATAACAGGTTGTAATGCAGAACAAGTTTTAGAAGCTGCTCATATCATTCCTTATCTTGGTTCTGATACTAACCATCCAACAAATGGGCTACTTTTAAGAGCAGATATTCATACACTATTTGATTTGTACCTAATTGCAATCAATCCAGATAAAATGACTGTAGAAATATCAAATCATTTAAAGAATACTTCCTATGGTGATTTAGCTGGAAATCCTATACTAATTCCGCAAAATGAAGATTATAAACCCAATAAACAAGCTCTTGAAAAACATTACCAAATTTTTTATGAAAAACAAAATTGTTTATACAATACAAAAATCTAAACTGATGCAAAACCAGTAAACTGTCTGACATGAGGCGCTCTAAAACCTAAAACTATATCCGTTTTTGGTACTCCTAACTCTACTAACTCATTAGCAATTCCTTCCTCAGTCAAATCGCGCTGAATCCAAATTTTGCCATCTTTAATATCCACGTGAATAACAGAACCATAAGCCCGTTTTTCATCTTCCCATCCTACATGAACTACAAGATAGCGATTTCTTTGACAATCGAAAATTAACTCTTTTTCTGTTCCTTCAGAGAAATGATTTTCTGTATGTCTTCCTAAAACAGTTTGGACTAATTCTGAGTAATTCATTCCTTCCATAAAACAATCTCCTGTTTCTTAGTTTCAAATATGAGCAACTTTAACTGATGTTCAGAAATTACTTCTTGAATAAACGGAATTATAAAAAACTCTGTATATATTTCATAACTAATTGCTAAATATAAAACACGCTCAGGTTGTTTTTTTCTCAAAACAGAACGGTAATTAAGTGTTTGTCCTAAAGCCGTATGAAATTCACTTATGTCTGATTTACCTAGAAAAGATTTGACTTCAACTGCTATCTTTTGCCCCTCTTTTTCAGCAGCTAAAAGCCTTTCTGCTCCCAAATCAATATAAAATTCAATCCCGTCTATTGTCATAGACAAAGGATCATGAGTTATAGACCAACTATCTTTTTCTAAAGCTACACGAACTGCGTCATGAAAGATATCTTTCGCTGGCATGGAAAGTTAAAATAATATTTTCTATATTATCACACCTATCCTTGTACGTAAGCTAAGTAAGTAGGTGCTAAAATCGACAAAACCTTTGCGATTGCTTCATTTCACTTCGTTCCATTCGCAATGACATACATTCAGATTTTTACACCGGCCTACTTATTCCCCTCTCTCTGCGCCTCTGCGCCTCTGCGTGAAACCCAAAAAAAAGGGATAAGCTCAAAAGCCTATCCCCAAAAAATCAATTAATCAACAAAGATTAGGTTCCAGAAGTCCAGGAATTGATGTACTCGATTTGGTCTGCTGTCAGAGTATCAATGTGAATACCCATAGCTTCCAACTTCAAACGAGCAATTTCTTGATCAACTTCCACAGGAATAGAGTGTAAACCGGGTGACAATTTACCTTTATTCTTCACCAGGTATTCAACAGCCAACGCTTGGTTAGCAAAACTCATGTCCATAACTGCGCTGGGGTGTCCTTCAGCAGCAGCTAAGTTAATCAAACGTCCTTGTCCTAAAACCACAACTGACTTACCACTGGTCAATTTGTACTCTTCAGTGAAAGGACGGACTTCCTTAACTTCCTTCGCTTTAGAAGCTAAGTATTTTAAATCAAGTTCCAAATCAAAGTGACCGGAGTTACAAACGATCGCACCATCTTTCATGACATCGAAGTGTTCACCACGAACGACGTGCTTGTTACCTGTCACAGTAATAAAGATATCACCATAGGTGGCAGCTTCCTCCATTGGTAGGACGCGGAAACCATCCATAACGGCTTCAATTGCTTTGATGGGGTCGATTTCGGTAACGATGACGTTTGCACCCATGCCACGGGCGCGCAATGCAGTACCTTTACCACACCAGCCATAACCCACAACGACGATATTCTTACCAGCTAACAAAATATTGGTAGCGCGGATAATCCCATCTAGGGTTGATTGACCAGTACCATAGCGGTTATCAAAGAAGTGCTTGGTGTCTGCGTCGTTAACGTTGACTGCGGGGAAGGTGAGAACGCCATCTTTGAACATGGCGCGTAAACGGACAATACCTGTGGTGGTTTCTTCCGTTGTCCCAATCAAATCAGCAATTTGATGTTGACGGTGTTGAACTAAATCTGCTACCACGTCGCTACCGTCATCAATAATGATGTTGGGGCGGTGATCTAAGGCTATTTGTACGTGGCGGTTATAGGTGGCGTTGTCTTCGCCTTTTTGGGCAAAAACAGGAATTTCGTGATCAACAACAAGACTTGCGGCTACGTCATCTTGAGTTGATAAAGGGTTACTAGCAATCAATACAGCATCAGCACCACCGGCTTTAAGAGCGATCGCCAAATGTGCTGTTTCTGTGGTTACGTGGGCGCAAGCTACAAGGCGAATTCCAGCGAAGGGCTTTTCTTTCTCAAAGCGATCGCGGATTTGCTTCAATACGGGCATTTCCCGTCCAGCCCACTCAATGCGTTGTCTTCCCAAGGGAGCTAGGGCGAGGTCTTTAACCTCGTGCTTTAATCGGGGAGAAGTTGCAGTCATCAAAAATTTCCTCAGAAAAATAAAAAAGTTACGTAAAAATTACGCACCTTACTAGGGTATTGTACAACTGGTGATTTTGCATTGTATTCACCAAGAAGCTTGTTAATTGTACTCTTTTCTAGCTTGACCTGGCAGAGCTTTCAGGTTAACTTCATTCCTGATTTTTCTTTTTTGACCTAATTTTTGCTAAGAATATGATCAGGGCTAATCTATCTGTTACCCAGAGCGGATGAGGTAAACTGTCATCTATCAAAAGTTAGAAAGATTCCCTCAATTTAAATACTTTACTTTAGATAGGTACATTTACACAAGCCAGTCTTGGAGGATGACTCTGGAAGTAGCCGATGGTAAATTTTAAGGAGGTATTTGAGTGCGCTGTGAATTTTTGGCGATCGCCAAGGAAGTCCTGTTGTCCAATTTTGCTTCTATAAAGCAGAGACAGGCATTATTAGACGAAAATTGCCTTGGTAATAGCCAAAATGCTGCAAAGCAGATGCCAGGTTTGGATGTATCTAATCAAGCCGGACACCCACCGATAAGGCGGATATCACCCAAAGGGATTTTAGGTAGAGGTGTGATGCTAACAATGGCCAGTTCAATGGCTATAGCTGTTGTTTCTATCCCAAAAGCTTCAGCTCAGATTCCCATGTTGCCTTTCCTACAATCTCCTAATGGTGGAAGTAGCGAAGCCGATAACAGAACTGTTTCTGAGTGGATTTATGTGGACGGCTACGAAGTATTTCAGATAGCAGGAACAAGAAGCAATTTGTCGGAACGTTCCCGAAGTATTCAACAAAGTTTAAATCTCATCCGCCAAAGTTACTTAAGTTCATCTGAACGAGAAATTAAGATTGAAACCCGGACACAAAATGGATTACCAGTAATTTATGTGAATGGTCAATACCTGATGACCGTGACGACCGAAGATGCCAATCTGCGAAGACAAGATCCAGCTGTATCGGCAATTGAAATTACTGAACAATTGAAAAGAGCCTTGCAACGATCTAGCAGGGAGAGAACTACTGATATTTTAATCAGACAAGCTCAAGTGGCTGGGGGTATTGGACTGTTAATGGTTGTGTTGAGTGGGGGAGTATATTATTTAGAACGCCGTTCAAAACAAAAGTCAACACACCCCATCCTCCCGATTGCAGATGATGCCCAACAGCTGACAACTAAACTCAATCAACAGCAAGATAAAGATATTAAGGAAGTCAAAAAAAGACTGTTTCAATTAACTCAAGCCGGAATTTGGGGATCTGGAATTGTTTTCATTTTGGGTCTATTTCCTTATACGCGAGCATTTCAAGTGGGGATTCTCTCAGTTGCCCAGATTCCTTTGAGATTGGGTATTGTGATCCTCGGCGTTTACGTAGCAATTCGTTTCACCTATGCTCTGATTGACCGCTTCACCTCTACTCTAATTAGCAGTGGTGTTTTATTAAACTCAGAAGCGAATAAACGGATGCAACTGCGAGTTTCGACATTTTCAGGTGTGTCTAAAAGTATCACTACTGGTATTTTGTTGGCAGTTGGTACTTTACTATCCCTGGTTGCTTTGGGTATAGATATTGTGCCTTTATTAGCAGGTGCTGGTTTAATTGGTGTGGCATTATCTCTGGCTTCCCAAAGTTTAATCAAAGATGCCATTAACGGCTTCCTGGTAATCGTCGAAGATCAATATGCTTTAGGCGATGTGATCGCTGTGGGAGATGTGGGAGGCTTAGTAGAAACTCTCAATCTGCGGATTACTCAGTTGCGGGATGCTGAAGGGCGTTTGATTACGATTCCCAATAGTGAAATTAAAGTTGTGGCCAATCTTTCTAGCCGTTGGTCACGGGCTGATTTAACGATTCCAGTTGCTTACCAAAATAACATTGATGATGCTTTGAAGTTGCTTCAACAGGTAGGCTTGGAGATGAATCAAGATCCGCTCTGGAAACGTCTGATCATCGCACCACCTGAAGTTCTGGGAATAGATAACTTTGGCGATCGCGGTTTGATGATTCGTGTCTGGATTAAGACATTACCCCTCAAGCAATGGGATGTGGGGCGAGAGTTTCGCCGTCGCTTGAAAATCACCTTTGATCAGGCCGGATTCTCTATTCCTGTACCTCAACAAGGTATTTGGTTAAATGAAGGTCAATCGCTGCACTCGGAAGTTAATGGCAAATCGGAAAATAATTCGTAATTGATAATTCGTAATTCGTAGTTGCAATCAGTGAGTATTTGTACCTGCCATTAATTTCAAACCACCAAATCTACGATTTAGGTCGGGCTTCTACCCTCTGAATTACGAATTACGAATTACGAATTAGTAATTATTCCATGACCAGCAAATAGCCTCTTGTCATGCTAGAACAATTGTACTATAATAGGTTATAGCGCTCACAAAGCCTAGTGAAGAGTAAAACGGCTCTACCAAAGAGTTCTGGAAGATGGATATAAGGGTTAGTTCAATGATGAAGCATTATATTCTCAACCTCAATCCGACTGCCAAGCATGAATGGGATCGATGTATTTTACGTGACCCACTGACTGCAAAACGTCCGGACATTGCTAAATTAATCGCTGAAGCTGTTGGTACTGACACTGGTAGTTATTTAGTGAGTGTGAATATTGAAGTCCAAGTTTTAGAACAAGCTGCCGTATCTCAATCTGAACAACTCTCACTGCCATTCTCAGAAGTAAATATCCCGTCACAATTGCGAGAAGCGGCGTAAGAGTTGGGGAGTCGGGAGTATTTTTTTATGAGGAAGATGATTTGATGCTGGAACTAAGTCATTATCCCACTGCGATCGCGCAAGCTGCCCAACAGGTGAATGAAGTAGATTCCCAGTTGATGGCGGTGCAGCAGCAGATTGACCGATTTGAAGGTAATGCCGATCGCGCTGCTGCTTTTGATATGGATTTGAAAAATGATGCCCAACGCAAAGCCCGTCGCTTTGAAGTTTTGCTGGTGAATCAAGAATATCAAAAGGCTATGGATACTCAGATTCGCTTAACTGTGGCCAAAGCCAATGCGATCGCTCAGTTAGAATATCTGCGTAACCAGTTCAGTGTAGCTAAATTAGAAGCAAGATTAGCGATCGCGCATCAACTTACTGATTTTGAATCTCGTGAATTAGTCGGTTTGTAGTCATCTCTTAAATTTGTTCACTGATAACTGATTTAATAGTTGAGCAATTTGCTGATTAATCGCTACTATATCAAAACGCTGACCTGCGATCGCTTTGGCATGATTAGCTATGGTTGCAGTGATTTCGGTTTCTGCAACACAAGTATTAATCACCTGTGCCAATTCCGTAATTTCTCCAGGTGTCACCAAATAACCATTAACACCGTGTTCCACTAATTCCATTGCGCCCCCAGCCTTAGCGGCTACTACAGGCGTACCGCATAGCATCGCCTCCACAATCACTCTCCCAAAAGGTTCTGGGGCTGTTGAGGTGTGTGCTACCAAGTCACAAGCTGCCATTAACTGGGGAACATCTGCCCGAAATCCTAAAAATTTGACGCGGTTTTCTAATTTCAAGCTGGTAACTTGTTCATGCAATTGTTGGACATAATCTTGTTCGCCAAACAGGGCATCACCAACCAAAATTACTGTCACTTCTGGCGGACATTCAGACAAAGCCGCAATTAAAATATGCTGCCCTTTCCAAGGTGCAAGTCGGCTGAAGTGTCCAACGACAAACTTTCCTTCTAGCCCTAACTGTTGCTGTAATTGTTTAACTTCAGATGCAGCAGATTGATAATTTTGGCAATCAAAACCATTATAAACAATTTCCGTGAGTTTGGCGTTTCCTCCTGCTTGGATAAACGCTGTTTGAGTAGCTTGAGAATTAGCAATTACTAATGAAGCAAAACGATTTGCTAAAGTAACGGCAATCCGCAAATTAGTTTGGCTAAAGTGTTGTGAACAAAGAATATCATGTAAGTGATAAACCAAGGGACGACGGGCTAAAAAGCTCGCCAGTGCGCCAATAACTAAAGCTTTTTGGGTATTGGCGTAGATCAGATCATATTCTTTAGCTGTTTGTACCACCTTGGCTAATAGTGGGGCAAGTTGTCCGATACTCGCCAAAGATTGCAACAAATTGCTTTGTTTGCGAACTTGAATTGCTTGAGTTGCGAAAACTTCAACCGGGATATGATGCTGCTGTAGTAACTTTCTAAAATCACCATCTGCAAACAAACCTACCAAAGCGCGATCGCCATAAGGTTTAGCAATATCTATTAAACACAATTCAGCACCACCAGGTTTACCGCTTTGGTCTAAAAACAGAATTTTCATATATTATAATTTTTGTGGTGTAATCTACAATCAATTATTTCGCAGCAATATCAAGCCAAGAGAACCTGCCGCACTTGCTGAGTTATATGTTGCCAATCAAAATTAGTCACTGCATACTCACGACAGGCTGATCGGGAAGGAATTGATAAATTACCCAAAAGTATCTGTGCTAATTTTTCTGCAATAGCTGGAGCCTCGGCAGAATCACTAATTAAATCTGGGGAAAATGATGATAAAATTTCTGGCATTCCCCCGATTGGGGTACATAAAACTGGAGTTCCACAAGCTAAAGATTCGATAATTGCTAATCCAAACCCTTCAAAAGATTGGCTGGGCATGATTGTTAATTCAGCAGCTTGGTAAGCTAGGGGTAATTGGGCATCAGGGAGAAAACCTAAAAATTTCACGTTGTCTTTTAAGCCTAATTCTGCAACCTGTTGTTGTAGTGTAGCTTGCATATGACCACGACCGGCGATCGCCAGCCAAACATCAGGAACTTGGGGCTTAATCATCACCAGCGCCTGTAGTAATTTGTCAATTCCAACTCGCTGGACTAAGCGACGGGATGTAAAGAGGATGCGGCGATTTTCCGGCCAGTCTAGCTGCTGACGGGCGGATTGGCGTGATAAGTTGCCTTGAAACCAATTAATATTCACTCCCCCAGGGATAATATGAATTTTGCTCCAAGGTATTTGATACTGTTGATGTAAAATATTACCGAATGCTTTACTGAGAACAATAAAGCGATCGCAACGATTATAGGTGCTTTGTTCGATTAACCGTCGCTTGAGAAAAAGAGCGAGTTGATGATTAACAGTTTCCTGCTGACTTTCAGCAGCCCAAGGGCCATGAAAGTTAAAAGTGATGGGTACACCTTTGGGCAGAAGATCCAAAATCGGAAAGCTA
This Nodularia sp. LEGE 06071 DNA region includes the following protein-coding sequences:
- a CDS encoding glycosyltransferase; this encodes MEGKKEHFNSTSASILTLGIGWFPKTPGGLERYIYELTHQLAANEDKIELCGVGLPETELNVPMKLTNLADPNQAIWQRLVSIRHKFQKTRVSKPDAINLHFALYSFPILDLLPKGVPITFNFHGPWAAESQQETVNHQLALFLKRRLIEQSTYNRCDRFIVLSKAFGNILHQQYQIPWSKIHIIPGGVNINWFQGNLSRQSARQQLDWPENRRILFTSRRLVQRVGIDKLLQALVMIKPQVPDVWLAIAGRGHMQATLQQQVAELGLKDNVKFLGFLPDAQLPLAYQAAELTIMPSQSFEGFGLAIIESLACGTPVLCTPIGGMPEILSSFSPDLISDSAEAPAIAEKLAQILLGNLSIPSRSACREYAVTNFDWQHITQQVRQVLLA
- a CDS encoding mechanosensitive ion channel family protein, which gives rise to MAIAVVSIPKASAQIPMLPFLQSPNGGSSEADNRTVSEWIYVDGYEVFQIAGTRSNLSERSRSIQQSLNLIRQSYLSSSEREIKIETRTQNGLPVIYVNGQYLMTVTTEDANLRRQDPAVSAIEITEQLKRALQRSSRERTTDILIRQAQVAGGIGLLMVVLSGGVYYLERRSKQKSTHPILPIADDAQQLTTKLNQQQDKDIKEVKKRLFQLTQAGIWGSGIVFILGLFPYTRAFQVGILSVAQIPLRLGIVILGVYVAIRFTYALIDRFTSTLISSGVLLNSEANKRMQLRVSTFSGVSKSITTGILLAVGTLLSLVALGIDIVPLLAGAGLIGVALSLASQSLIKDAINGFLVIVEDQYALGDVIAVGDVGGLVETLNLRITQLRDAEGRLITIPNSEIKVVANLSSRWSRADLTIPVAYQNNIDDALKLLQQVGLEMNQDPLWKRLIIAPPEVLGIDNFGDRGLMIRVWIKTLPLKQWDVGREFRRRLKITFDQAGFSIPVPQQGIWLNEGQSLHSEVNGKSENNS
- the ahcY gene encoding adenosylhomocysteinase, coding for MTATSPRLKHEVKDLALAPLGRQRIEWAGREMPVLKQIRDRFEKEKPFAGIRLVACAHVTTETAHLAIALKAGGADAVLIASNPLSTQDDVAASLVVDHEIPVFAQKGEDNATYNRHVQIALDHRPNIIIDDGSDVVADLVQHRQHQIADLIGTTEETTTGIVRLRAMFKDGVLTFPAVNVNDADTKHFFDNRYGTGQSTLDGIIRATNILLAGKNIVVVGYGWCGKGTALRARGMGANVIVTEIDPIKAIEAVMDGFRVLPMEEAATYGDIFITVTGNKHVVRGEHFDVMKDGAIVCNSGHFDLELDLKYLASKAKEVKEVRPFTEEYKLTSGKSVVVLGQGRLINLAAAEGHPSAVMDMSFANQALAVEYLVKNKGKLSPGLHSIPVEVDQEIARLKLEAMGIHIDTLTADQIEYINSWTSGT
- a CDS encoding glycosyltransferase family 4 protein, which produces MKILFLDQSGKPGGAELCLIDIAKPYGDRALVGLFADGDFRKLLQQHHIPVEVFATQAIQVRKQSNLLQSLASIGQLAPLLAKVVQTAKEYDLIYANTQKALVIGALASFLARRPLVYHLHDILCSQHFSQTNLRIAVTLANRFASLVIANSQATQTAFIQAGGNAKLTEIVYNGFDCQNYQSAASEVKQLQQQLGLEGKFVVGHFSRLAPWKGQHILIAALSECPPEVTVILVGDALFGEQDYVQQLHEQVTSLKLENRVKFLGFRADVPQLMAACDLVAHTSTAPEPFGRVIVEAMLCGTPVVAAKAGGAMELVEHGVNGYLVTPGEITELAQVINTCVAETEITATIANHAKAIAGQRFDIVAINQQIAQLLNQLSVNKFKR